The following DNA comes from Streptomyces sp. NBC_00273.
CGGCTCACGGAGGCCCTGCGCCGCTCCGGCTGAGCCCCTCCCCGGCCCACAGGGCCACTCCCCCGCCCGCCCTCCGGGTCCGGGGGCGCGTACGACGCCGCACACGTCCAAACACGCGCCTCCGGACCCGCACTTACATGCCCGCCGGCGCAACGCGAAAGAGGCCCTCCGCGATGAACGCGGAGGGCCTCTTCGATGCGTACCCCCGACCGGATTCGAACCGGCGCTACCGCCTTGAGAGGGCGGCGTGCTAGGCCGCTACACAACGGGGGCTAGCTGGTGCTGCTTTTACTGCGCTGGGCTACCAGGACTCGAACCTAGAATAAGGGAACCAGAAACCCTCGTGTTGCCAATTACACTATAGCCCAAAGTGGTCTAGACCAGACCAACAGTACCCCCGACCGGATTCGAACCGGCGCTACCGCCTTGAGAGGGCGGCGTGCTAGGCCGCTACACAACGGGGGCCCTAGCGATCCTGCATCAAGACGTCCGGGTGCGACCCTGGAGATCTCGCGGGAAGGATCTGTACCCCCGACCGGATTCGAACCGGCGCTACCGCCTTGAGAGGGCGGCGTGCTAGGCCGCTACACAACGGGGGCAAAGCACTGCGTTACTGCTGCACTGCGCTGGGGTACCAGGACTCGAACCTAGAATAAGGGAACCAGAAACCCTCGTGTTGCCAATTACACTATACCCCACCAAAAGTCAACCCCTTACCGGGGCTTTTCTTCGGGTGGCGCCTCCGTCCGGCCTTTCGGCCCGCTCCGGCGGCGCAGAAAGAACATTACCGGATGCCTGACCGTGCTCCAAAACGGGTATCCCGCGCCAACAGCTGAGGGAGCTGGTCAAGGCCCTCGATGCGGTGCGCGCCCTCGGGCCCGGGGCCCCGACCGCCGTAGCGGTCGATCCAGACGGCCGTCAATCCGGCGTCACGCGCTCCGCGTGCGTCGATCTCCGGCTGGTCCCCCACGTACGCCACCTCGCCGGGCGGCAGCCCGAGCGCCTCGCACGCGGCCAGGAAAGCCCCCGCCTCGGGCTTGCTGACCCCGAGTTCGACGGCGCAGACCAGCACCTCGAAGCGGTCGCGCAGTCCGAGGTCGCGCAGCTTCGGGTCCTGGTTGGCGGTGGAGGAGTTGGAGAGCACCCCGTGGCGGTAGTCGGCCGCGAGGGCGTCGAGGGCGGGCACCACGTCGGGGAAGACGGCCCAGGCGGCCTTGTAGTGCTCCACGTACTGGTCGAACCAGACGTCGGCCTCGTCCGCGGTCATCCCGGGCTCCTCCAGGAACTCCCGTACCCGCTCCTGCCGCTGCCCCTGGAAGGTGCCCTCGCCGGCCGCGAAGCGCGCCCAGTGCCGGTCGGTGATCTCCCGCCACAG
Coding sequences within:
- a CDS encoding HAD family hydrolase encodes the protein MPIRAVLWDIDDTLFDYTGADAAGLARQVEVTGLAGRYGTPAQALALWREITDRHWARFAAGEGTFQGQRQERVREFLEEPGMTADEADVWFDQYVEHYKAAWAVFPDVVPALDALAADYRHGVLSNSSTANQDPKLRDLGLRDRFEVLVCAVELGVSKPEAGAFLAACEALGLPPGEVAYVGDQPEIDARGARDAGLTAVWIDRYGGRGPGPEGAHRIEGLDQLPQLLARDTRFGARSGIR